Proteins found in one Crassostrea angulata isolate pt1a10 chromosome 3, ASM2561291v2, whole genome shotgun sequence genomic segment:
- the LOC128177465 gene encoding uncharacterized protein LOC128177465, whose amino-acid sequence MAPQEFRCRDVDTKWASEIKNSIRSAPGSIITTLPALLDPSVIADPSEFKAETVKDVNIKMFLLGGNHLTSACRQLLLEEPDNEIFSYYRHVNIELYVGLTPEEAKLVGNVHNRATSSKSILFQDLVRQARSIYIRDETGDKWKDTATVVLSHIQQKKCSKDSLWVVFSVAAYGTEAYTEAERIFNLWESVEVPQHLFKALMGMEEEVRCQYLRRVEVRPDLKKITNNLKTEKKKTILKQVFLEKTQCSTWEEAEETYEPYVHMVDDYLDFNINRRCVPTEFVKFCDAAKEHRAMESVDISVDINLTSRTHQDLINHNSIKSLVTSTKRKLEDRVRQILKKIKPDD is encoded by the exons ATGGCTCCACAAGAATTCAG aTGCAGAGATGTTGACACTAAATGGGCATCGGAGATCAAAAACAGTATTAGAAGTGCTCCCGGGTCCATTATCACGACGTTGCCAGCCTTGCTTGACCCCTCAGtg ATTGCAGATCCTTCAGAATTTAAAGCAGAAACTGTTAAGGATGTCAACATAAAAATGTTTCTGTTAGGTGGTAACCATCTAACGTCAGCATGTAGGCAGCTTTTGCTTGAGGAGCCTGacaatgaaattttttcatattatcg gcatGTCAACATTGAATTATACGTTGGTCTGACCCCCGAAGAAGCAAAGCTTGTGGGCAACGTACATAATAGGGCCACCTCTTCCAAAAGTATTCTTTTCCAG GATTTGGTGCGCCAGGCCCGTTCAATTTACATAAGAGATGAAACGGGGGATAAATGGAAAGACACAGCGACAGTTGTTCTTTCCCATATCCAGCAGAAG AAGTGTTCCAAAGACAGTCTTTGGGTGGTGTTTAGTGTGGCTGCCTATGGCACTGAGGCGTATACAGAGGCTGAGCGTATTTTCAACCTTTGGGAAAGCGTTGAAGTTCCCCAACAT TTGTTTAAAGCTTTGATGGGGATGGAAGAAGAAGTTCGGTGCCAGTATCTTCGACGAGTTGAGGTACGGCccgacttgaaaaaaattacgAACAATCTCAAAACGGAGAAAAAAAAGACTATTCTGAAACAAGTCTTCTTGGAAAAAACGCAATGTTCCACATGGGAAGAAGCGGAAGAGACCTACGAGCCATATGTTCACATGGTAGATGATTACCTGG ATTTTAACATCAATAGACGATGCGTTCCTACAGAGTTCGTAAAGTTTTGTGATGCCGCCAAAGAACATCGGGCCATGGAGTCTGTAGATATATCAGTTGACATCAACTTGACATCAAGGACTCACCAGGACTTGATAAACCACAACAGCATCAAGTCCCTTGTAACATCTACTAAAAGAAAACTGGAAGACAGAGTCCGGCAGATCTTGAAGAAAATTAAACCAGATGACTGA